The Planctomycetia bacterium genome window below encodes:
- a CDS encoding 50S ribosome-binding GTPase produces MSPSALRATLLTPYGRGAVAVVRVWGPNATTIVDRMFRPAAGGSLEAFAIERIVFGRWHGAVAADSADAPPAEELVVCRRAVDDLEIHCHGGTAASTAILAALEAAGCAIVPWAEWSASSTTDLVRVEANIALAEAKTSRTAGILLDQQAGALRRAVEGIIATLLSNEAGAARSLLAALLARAPLGRHLVAPFRVVLTGRPNVGKSSLINALVGYDRSIVYDRPGTTRDVVTAGAVFAGWPVELSDTAGLHTSFDPLEQAGMSAARRRLSEADLIVAVFDASVPWSADDDALCREHPSAVVVHNKLDRATAETENRPAGLSLSAVTKQGLDELIALLTARLVPEALAPGMAVPFTERQTMLLATATEALTEDRGDEARSLLEQVFGGAPP; encoded by the coding sequence ATGTCGCCCAGTGCGCTTCGTGCGACCTTGCTCACTCCCTACGGCCGAGGCGCGGTCGCGGTCGTCCGCGTGTGGGGACCGAACGCGACGACGATCGTCGACCGGATGTTTCGGCCTGCGGCCGGGGGCTCGCTCGAAGCGTTTGCGATCGAGCGGATCGTGTTCGGTCGTTGGCATGGCGCGGTAGCTGCGGATTCGGCCGACGCTCCGCCGGCGGAAGAGCTCGTCGTTTGTCGTCGCGCGGTGGACGACCTCGAGATCCACTGCCACGGCGGCACGGCCGCGTCGACGGCGATTCTCGCCGCGCTCGAAGCGGCCGGCTGCGCGATCGTTCCGTGGGCGGAATGGTCCGCTTCTTCCACGACCGATCTCGTCCGAGTCGAAGCGAACATAGCGCTGGCCGAAGCGAAAACGTCGCGCACGGCCGGCATCTTGCTCGATCAACAGGCCGGGGCGTTGCGTCGGGCGGTCGAGGGAATCATCGCGACGTTATTAAGCAATGAAGCCGGCGCGGCGCGAAGTTTGCTCGCGGCGCTCTTGGCGCGTGCTCCCCTCGGTCGGCATCTCGTCGCTCCGTTTCGGGTCGTGCTCACCGGGCGGCCGAACGTCGGGAAGAGCAGCCTGATCAATGCGCTGGTCGGCTACGATCGCTCCATCGTCTACGATCGGCCCGGCACGACGCGCGATGTCGTGACCGCCGGAGCGGTATTCGCCGGCTGGCCGGTCGAACTTTCCGACACGGCGGGGCTGCACACTTCGTTCGATCCGTTGGAGCAGGCCGGCATGAGCGCCGCGCGCCGCCGGTTGTCCGAGGCCGACCTCATCGTAGCGGTGTTCGATGCGTCGGTCCCGTGGTCGGCGGACGACGACGCGCTCTGCCGCGAGCATCCGAGCGCCGTCGTGGTGCATAACAAGCTCGATCGCGCGACGGCCGAAACCGAGAACCGGCCGGCCGGGCTTTCGCTCAGCGCCGTGACGAAACAAGGGCTCGACGAATTGATTGCGCTGCTAACCGCGCGCCTGGTGCCCGAAGCGCTGGCGCCGGGCATGGCGGTGCCCTTCACGGAGCGGCAAACGATGTTGCTCGCCACGGCAACGGAAGCGTTGACGGAAGACCGCGGCGACGAGGCACGCAGCTTGCTTGAGCAAGTCTTCGGCGGCGCGCCGCCTTAA
- a CDS encoding type III pantothenate kinase: MTPHEPFPLIAVDVGNSRVKFGLFDSAEARTDSSSNQCISRSLPHPVKTLDLDPRQGSWDALDAWLADTRADDFAWWIASVQRQVAAQLVERLRAADVRRITLVTSGDLPLKVEIPRPDMVGIDRLLGAVAANRLRDPQRPAVVVDLGTAITVDLISAEGAFRGGAILPGIGMSARALHQFTDLLPLIDMQSLAEPPAAVGNATVPAMTSGLYWGAVGGVKQLIELFARDSAGEPQVFLTGGAAQSVAKLLPGEARLVPDLVLSAIAIAAAK, translated from the coding sequence ATGACGCCGCACGAGCCGTTTCCGCTGATCGCCGTCGATGTCGGCAACAGCCGCGTGAAGTTCGGTTTGTTCGACTCGGCCGAAGCTCGAACCGATTCCAGCTCGAACCAGTGCATTTCGCGTTCGCTGCCGCATCCGGTCAAGACGCTCGATCTCGATCCGCGCCAAGGCTCGTGGGATGCCCTCGACGCTTGGCTCGCCGATACCCGCGCCGACGACTTCGCTTGGTGGATCGCGAGCGTGCAGCGGCAAGTCGCCGCGCAACTCGTCGAACGCTTGCGCGCCGCCGACGTGCGACGCATCACCTTGGTGACTTCCGGCGATCTGCCGCTCAAGGTCGAAATACCTCGGCCCGACATGGTCGGCATCGATCGCTTGCTTGGCGCCGTCGCTGCGAACCGCTTGCGCGATCCGCAGCGTCCGGCCGTCGTCGTCGATCTCGGCACGGCGATCACGGTCGATCTGATTTCGGCCGAGGGCGCTTTTCGCGGTGGTGCGATTCTGCCGGGCATCGGTATGTCGGCCCGAGCGCTGCATCAGTTTACCGACCTGCTGCCGCTGATCGACATGCAGAGCCTTGCCGAACCTCCGGCCGCGGTCGGCAACGCCACGGTTCCGGCCATGACGTCGGGCTTGTATTGGGGCGCGGTCGGCGGCGTAAAGCAATTGATCGAACTCTTCGCACGCGACTCCGCCGGCGAGCCGCAAGTCTTTCTCACGGGCGGGGCGGCGCAGTCGGTCGCGAAGTTGCTGCCCGGCGAGGCGCGGCTCGTGCCCGACTTGGTGCTGTCGGCGATCGCGATCGCCGCGGCGAAATAA